From Burkholderia pseudomultivorans, the proteins below share one genomic window:
- a CDS encoding type VI secretion system Vgr family protein, translating to MSFAPNGGLPGGLGGSPLGSLSALGGLAGPVASTIAGNVGPLAGVAGHIDTVQRALQLAQTGFSLMQKTPGAIADALNDAAGGVARLTQLNRYVTIDTPLGPDVLLVSAAIVDEYVNRLPEIHLDLLSHRNNLTPEHLIGQPVRIKFDQESTLLSLARATASGDGDTTRHFDGYVSSFDRLGNPGKVTQYQMTVVPWFWFLTRSTDCRIFQNKTAQDILREIFQEHGFPDFAFDIRSTQKPLEYVVMYQESYFNFCARLMEQEGLVWTHRYEKDKHILVIADSNLVFRPIDGLATVPFSHTESSELNGIDRLDEGRRFGVGKITYQDFNHHQPSSPLMLVEAGSQNLDHARLASTERFEHQSLYDHGDDGNRYARYAMEAEEAIAHRFLGSGYAWQMTTAGQVKVVDHPVQSNNQDYAILHVRHEAVNDYTQNAAQLPYRNSFVLLPMKIPFRAPRMTPKPVIHGTQSAIVVGPKGEEIHTNGSCVKVHFLWDRRGKRDGSDSMWIRVSQPWAGDGWGAAAIPRIGQEVIVAFNQGDPDNPVIVGRMFNGEQGNPYHGAAGQTMGIKSQTHKGEGSNELLMSDVAGAQMLYMHAQKDMNVIVEDAQLTAVLKGDRTVQVAKGNQATTVSVGNLSDVVSQGNTLQQTPLGVHTIEAKELWIKIGGAGGTRIHMTADGIDIYKGASVIHLDDANISIQASRTDINPKNG from the coding sequence ATGAGTTTTGCTCCGAATGGCGGCCTGCCGGGCGGTCTCGGCGGCAGCCCCTTGGGCTCGTTGAGTGCGCTCGGCGGCCTGGCCGGCCCTGTCGCATCCACGATCGCGGGCAATGTCGGGCCGCTGGCCGGCGTGGCCGGCCACATCGACACCGTGCAGCGCGCGCTGCAACTCGCGCAAACGGGCTTTTCCCTGATGCAGAAGACGCCAGGCGCGATCGCCGACGCATTGAACGATGCGGCTGGCGGCGTCGCGCGCCTGACCCAGCTCAACCGCTATGTGACGATCGATACGCCGCTTGGGCCCGACGTGCTGCTAGTCAGCGCGGCGATCGTCGACGAGTACGTGAACCGGCTGCCGGAGATCCACCTGGATCTGCTGTCGCACCGGAACAACCTGACGCCCGAGCATCTGATCGGTCAACCGGTCCGGATCAAGTTCGACCAGGAGTCGACGCTGCTGTCGCTCGCGCGCGCGACTGCTTCAGGCGACGGAGACACGACGCGCCACTTCGACGGATATGTGTCGTCGTTCGATCGGCTCGGCAATCCCGGCAAGGTCACGCAGTACCAGATGACCGTCGTGCCGTGGTTCTGGTTCCTGACGCGCTCGACCGACTGCCGGATCTTCCAGAACAAGACCGCGCAGGACATCCTGCGCGAGATTTTCCAGGAGCACGGCTTTCCGGATTTCGCGTTCGACATTCGCAGCACGCAGAAGCCGCTCGAGTACGTGGTGATGTACCAGGAGTCGTACTTCAATTTCTGCGCCCGCCTGATGGAGCAGGAAGGGCTGGTCTGGACGCATCGCTACGAGAAGGACAAGCATATCCTCGTCATTGCGGACAGCAACCTCGTATTCCGTCCGATCGACGGCCTCGCGACGGTGCCGTTCTCCCATACCGAATCGAGCGAGCTCAACGGCATCGACCGGCTCGACGAGGGGCGGCGTTTCGGCGTCGGCAAGATCACCTACCAGGATTTCAATCATCATCAGCCATCGTCGCCGCTGATGCTGGTGGAGGCCGGTTCGCAGAATCTCGATCATGCGCGGCTCGCGTCCACCGAACGGTTCGAGCACCAGTCGCTCTACGATCACGGCGACGACGGCAATCGCTACGCACGCTATGCGATGGAGGCGGAGGAGGCCATCGCGCATCGCTTCCTCGGCAGCGGCTACGCGTGGCAGATGACCACCGCGGGCCAGGTCAAGGTCGTCGATCATCCGGTGCAGTCGAACAACCAGGATTACGCGATCCTGCATGTGCGCCACGAGGCGGTGAACGACTATACGCAGAACGCCGCGCAACTGCCGTACCGCAACAGCTTCGTGCTGCTGCCGATGAAGATTCCGTTCAGGGCGCCGCGCATGACGCCGAAACCGGTGATTCACGGCACGCAGTCCGCAATCGTCGTCGGTCCGAAGGGCGAGGAGATTCATACCAACGGCAGCTGTGTCAAGGTGCACTTCCTGTGGGATCGGCGCGGCAAGCGCGATGGTTCGGATTCCATGTGGATTCGCGTGTCGCAGCCGTGGGCGGGCGACGGCTGGGGCGCAGCCGCGATTCCGCGGATCGGGCAGGAAGTGATCGTCGCGTTCAATCAGGGCGATCCGGACAATCCGGTGATCGTCGGCCGCATGTTCAACGGCGAGCAGGGCAATCCGTACCATGGTGCGGCCGGGCAGACCATGGGGATCAAGAGCCAGACGCACAAGGGCGAAGGCTCGAACGAACTGTTGATGAGCGACGTCGCCGGTGCGCAGATGCTGTACATGCACGCGCAGAAGGACATGAACGTCATCGTCGAGGATGCGCAGCTCACCGCGGTGCTCAAGGGCGACCGGACCGTTCAGGTCGCGAAGGGCAACCAGGCGACGACGGTGTCGGTCGGCAATCTGTCGGACGTGGTGTCGCAAGGCAATACGCTGCAGCAGACGCCGCTCGGCGTTCACACGATCGAGGCGAAGGAACTGTGGATCAAGATCGGCGGCGCAGGCGGGACGCGGATCCACATGACGGCCGACGGGATCGACATATACAAGGGCGCGTCGGTGATCCACCTCGACGACGCGAACATCAGCATCCAGGCGTCGCGCACCGACATCAATCCCAAGAACGGCTGA
- a CDS encoding DcrB-related protein has product MYQMHEGTLALPVEWQDKTMNVFVSAATGTEGVSLVITRERLPWGMKFAEYVANETRKVAKKVPDYAEVSSAGTTVSGRDAHVHEFTWTNNGASIHQQLTMVEYGQVVMMLTFTAPGALSDTQREQVNAVIQSLQLRVPD; this is encoded by the coding sequence ATGTACCAGATGCATGAGGGCACGCTGGCGCTGCCGGTCGAGTGGCAGGACAAGACGATGAACGTGTTCGTGTCGGCGGCGACCGGCACCGAGGGCGTGAGCCTGGTGATTACGCGCGAGCGGCTGCCATGGGGAATGAAGTTCGCCGAATACGTGGCGAACGAGACGCGCAAGGTCGCGAAGAAGGTGCCCGACTACGCGGAAGTATCGAGCGCGGGCACGACCGTGTCGGGCCGCGATGCGCACGTCCACGAGTTCACGTGGACCAATAATGGCGCGTCGATTCATCAGCAATTGACGATGGTCGAATACGGGCAGGTCGTGATGATGCTGACCTTCACGGCGCCGGGCGCGTTGAGCGATACGCAGCGCGAGCAGGTCAACGCGGTGATCCAGAGCCTGCAACTGCGCGTGCCGGACTGA
- a CDS encoding RHS repeat-associated core domain-containing protein: protein MSDTLVYDEPGGRAAERMERLRHLEDGEAAKAAEQPFYENVNHVMLGGDIGWATASVLDAGITAGASGSAIAGALAVELAPVAVAIGGAWALDKLGVTDAMSRGFVWVGDELGLTIGHGDPHPACVGDAVAHSMGAWGLFGGMLVGVAVGAIVAAAVVATVATGGLAGALIVGACMAGGLSLGSALASASQQMGSDCGQIVTGSHDVYFEGRQVARVTDLVKCDQHSDVPQPLVEGSRTVFVNDLPLVRIGHETHCSAKVNAGRKSIWIDKTTAQYGPKNPELTAAEEFWASLLGAFAGGAVGRTIGKGFKPKSTESAEQRGIKDEQSKCVDDPVDVVTGEVLEVRVDLAIPGVLPLELRRRYRTRSDDRGMLGRRWSDNWSQHLTVEAGRLVYFHDGAGLVTGFDAPPGLPLDGINLREPRYRLVGSRLEPRILDRDTRQLRIFSPLVEGQSSRLERIEDLDGNAIVFSYDAAGRVSDLAHSDGYRLEVVYHGRDVQPGRIVLHDPDDGVRTLVDYGYQDGMLARVASFQFGRFHYAYDEHGWMTQWRDTDQTDVRYRYDTAGRVVETGTRQGYHTGRFVYETGRTRVIDADGEWIYDYNGEGLVTAETDPLGHCTRSEWELGRLMARIDPLGRRTDYRYDDVGQLVSITESSGRRIDLEYEEQRLTSVGLPNGGRIRLEYDHAQRVIARTEPDGARTTYRYGSRGELLRVVHGDRETRLDYDRRLRLTDIALPGGARLRRRTDVLGRVLEETSPDGHTRRFDYTDGPDNPRGRLRTVTRADGSVSRAQYNSEGLLVGLTDPLGHTVRRAYGPFDLLLASIDAAGQETRFEYDHATRLTKVVNALGEVYTYRYDAAGRLADEIDWGGRVTAYQRDAAGRLLARTLPDGGQWRYAYDAQDRLIEVDAGDVKLVYRYDRSGRLASAEVHGDDGHAHVTRFAYDRNGRLIGEDQHGELLRHVYDADGLRRLRMTPHRETAYAYDALGALTQVGRLTIHRDGLGRETGRQAGEFATHRQYDALGRIRRQIAGPAAAIEVLQADPARALEQLTRQVYHYDAAGQLERVDTDADTLTYRRDVRGQVVQADSLLQPAEHYRYDAAMNVAAHGRQAPVDVHHYGRGGLPERIGHARYRYDARGRTIEKTVEQPGFRPKTWQYTWDGLNRLVKVVTPERGVWLYRYDAFNRRVGKQQVGSGETVRFLWDGSTVAERWVEQRDGTTGQVVTWHIEPGSFSPLAQETDDGVYPVLTDQVGLPTAVFDERGQSVWKASYALWGKLLPARRAANDARGASIDTALRFPGQWADDESGLHYNLNRYYDPDSGQYLSIDPIGLAGGIRTHGYVANPTQWIDPLGLAGCEFREFLKDKWGSKDVADALEAKRGNPVLDKLLTDNEYLAIRGYTSNLYEEINPALRAGNPGEWGRLTTEASNGLTKLADNGYAHVGDVVRNLRLTNEQVEQLFPVGGVFQDKAFLSTTSDLDGVFPGKVTMNISSRSGVSVSSLSEYPREAEVLFKPDTPFKVLDRTHDAANGSWNITLEEL, encoded by the coding sequence ATGTCGGATACGCTTGTTTACGACGAGCCGGGCGGACGCGCCGCCGAGCGTATGGAGCGCCTCCGCCATCTCGAGGATGGCGAGGCGGCCAAGGCCGCCGAGCAGCCGTTCTACGAGAACGTCAACCATGTGATGCTTGGCGGCGATATCGGCTGGGCGACTGCCAGCGTCCTCGACGCGGGGATCACCGCGGGCGCATCGGGATCGGCGATTGCCGGCGCGCTGGCGGTCGAGCTCGCACCGGTTGCGGTCGCGATCGGCGGCGCGTGGGCGCTGGACAAGCTCGGCGTCACCGACGCGATGTCGCGCGGCTTCGTGTGGGTGGGCGACGAGCTCGGTCTGACGATCGGCCACGGCGATCCGCATCCCGCTTGCGTCGGCGATGCGGTCGCGCACTCGATGGGCGCGTGGGGCCTTTTCGGCGGCATGCTGGTCGGCGTCGCGGTCGGTGCGATCGTGGCGGCGGCGGTGGTCGCAACGGTCGCGACCGGCGGGCTGGCGGGCGCGTTGATCGTCGGCGCGTGCATGGCGGGCGGCCTCAGCCTCGGCAGCGCGCTGGCCTCCGCGAGTCAGCAGATGGGCAGCGACTGCGGACAGATCGTGACCGGCTCGCACGACGTGTACTTCGAGGGGCGGCAGGTTGCGCGCGTCACCGATCTCGTCAAGTGCGACCAGCACTCGGACGTGCCACAACCTCTCGTCGAAGGCAGCCGGACCGTATTCGTGAACGACCTGCCGCTCGTGCGGATCGGCCATGAAACGCACTGCAGCGCGAAGGTCAACGCAGGGCGCAAGAGCATCTGGATCGACAAGACGACCGCCCAGTACGGTCCGAAAAATCCCGAGCTGACCGCCGCCGAGGAGTTCTGGGCGAGCCTGCTGGGCGCGTTCGCGGGCGGGGCGGTCGGGCGGACCATCGGCAAGGGATTCAAGCCGAAATCGACCGAATCGGCCGAGCAGCGCGGCATCAAGGACGAGCAGAGCAAGTGTGTGGACGACCCGGTCGACGTCGTGACTGGCGAAGTGCTGGAGGTGCGCGTCGATCTGGCGATTCCCGGGGTGCTGCCGCTCGAACTCAGGCGGCGCTACCGGACCCGCTCGGACGATCGCGGAATGCTGGGCCGCCGCTGGTCGGACAACTGGTCGCAGCACCTGACCGTCGAGGCCGGCCGGCTGGTGTATTTCCACGACGGCGCAGGCCTGGTGACCGGCTTCGATGCGCCGCCGGGACTGCCGCTCGACGGCATCAACCTGCGCGAACCGCGCTATCGGCTGGTCGGCAGCCGGCTCGAGCCGCGCATCCTCGATCGCGACACGCGGCAACTGCGGATTTTCTCGCCGCTGGTCGAAGGCCAATCGTCCCGCCTCGAGCGGATCGAGGATCTCGACGGCAATGCCATCGTCTTCTCCTACGACGCGGCCGGGCGCGTGAGCGACCTGGCCCACAGCGACGGCTACCGGCTGGAAGTCGTGTATCACGGCCGGGATGTCCAGCCCGGGCGGATCGTGCTTCACGATCCGGACGATGGCGTTCGCACGCTCGTCGACTACGGTTACCAGGACGGCATGCTTGCCCGCGTGGCGAGCTTTCAGTTCGGCCGGTTCCATTACGCGTACGACGAGCACGGCTGGATGACCCAGTGGCGCGATACCGACCAGACCGACGTGCGCTATCGGTACGACACGGCCGGGCGCGTCGTCGAGACCGGCACCCGGCAGGGCTACCACACGGGGCGGTTCGTCTACGAGACCGGCCGCACGCGCGTGATCGACGCCGACGGCGAGTGGATCTACGACTACAACGGCGAAGGTCTCGTGACGGCCGAAACCGATCCGCTCGGCCATTGCACGCGCTCCGAATGGGAGCTCGGCCGCCTGATGGCGCGGATCGATCCGCTCGGGCGCCGGACCGACTACCGCTACGACGATGTCGGCCAGCTGGTTTCGATTACCGAAAGTTCGGGCCGGAGGATCGACCTCGAATACGAAGAGCAGCGCTTGACGTCGGTCGGTTTGCCGAACGGCGGCCGGATCCGGCTCGAATACGATCACGCGCAGCGGGTGATTGCGCGAACCGAGCCGGATGGCGCGAGGACGACGTATCGCTACGGTTCCCGCGGCGAACTGCTGCGCGTGGTTCATGGCGATCGCGAGACGCGGCTGGACTACGACCGGCGACTGCGGCTGACGGACATCGCATTGCCCGGCGGTGCGCGCCTGAGGCGCAGGACTGACGTGCTCGGCCGGGTGCTGGAGGAAACCTCGCCCGACGGGCATACGAGGCGCTTCGACTATACCGACGGCCCGGACAATCCACGCGGCCGGCTGCGGACGGTCACGCGCGCGGACGGCTCGGTGTCGCGGGCGCAATACAACAGCGAGGGCCTGCTGGTCGGCCTGACCGATCCGCTCGGGCACACGGTCCGGCGTGCCTATGGCCCGTTCGATTTGCTGTTGGCGTCGATCGATGCGGCCGGCCAGGAAACGCGGTTCGAGTACGATCACGCGACGCGGCTGACGAAGGTCGTCAACGCGCTGGGCGAGGTCTATACGTATCGCTACGACGCGGCCGGGCGTCTCGCTGACGAAATCGACTGGGGCGGCCGCGTGACCGCGTACCAGCGCGACGCCGCCGGCCGCCTGCTCGCCAGGACGCTGCCCGACGGTGGCCAGTGGCGCTATGCGTACGATGCGCAGGACCGGCTGATCGAGGTAGACGCCGGTGACGTGAAGCTCGTCTATCGCTACGACCGATCGGGCCGGCTGGCGTCCGCGGAGGTGCACGGCGACGACGGGCACGCGCATGTGACGCGCTTCGCTTACGACCGAAACGGGCGTCTGATCGGCGAGGATCAGCATGGCGAATTGCTGCGGCACGTCTACGACGCCGACGGGCTGCGTCGTCTGCGGATGACGCCGCACCGCGAGACGGCCTACGCGTACGACGCCTTGGGCGCGCTGACGCAGGTCGGCAGGTTGACGATCCATCGCGACGGTCTCGGGCGCGAGACGGGCCGGCAGGCGGGCGAATTCGCCACGCACCGGCAATACGATGCGCTCGGTCGCATCCGCCGGCAGATCGCCGGCCCGGCGGCGGCGATCGAGGTCCTGCAGGCCGACCCCGCACGTGCGCTGGAGCAGCTGACGCGGCAGGTCTATCACTACGACGCGGCCGGGCAACTGGAGCGCGTCGACACCGACGCCGATACGCTCACCTACCGACGTGACGTGCGCGGCCAGGTCGTGCAGGCGGACAGTCTGCTGCAGCCGGCCGAGCACTACCGCTACGACGCGGCGATGAACGTCGCCGCGCACGGGCGGCAGGCGCCGGTCGACGTTCACCACTACGGCCGAGGCGGCCTGCCGGAACGGATCGGTCATGCGCGCTATCGATACGACGCGCGCGGCCGCACGATCGAAAAGACGGTCGAGCAGCCCGGGTTCCGGCCGAAGACGTGGCAATACACGTGGGACGGTCTCAACCGGCTCGTCAAGGTCGTGACGCCCGAGCGCGGTGTCTGGCTGTATCGCTACGACGCATTCAACCGCCGGGTCGGGAAGCAGCAGGTCGGCAGCGGCGAAACCGTCCGGTTTCTGTGGGATGGCTCGACCGTGGCGGAGCGCTGGGTCGAACAACGGGACGGCACGACCGGACAGGTGGTGACCTGGCATATCGAGCCGGGCAGTTTCTCGCCGCTCGCGCAGGAGACGGACGACGGGGTGTATCCGGTTTTGACCGATCAGGTGGGCTTGCCGACCGCGGTATTCGACGAACGCGGCCAGTCCGTCTGGAAGGCGTCGTACGCGTTGTGGGGAAAACTGCTGCCGGCCAGGCGGGCCGCGAACGATGCACGCGGCGCGTCGATCGATACGGCGCTGCGCTTTCCCGGCCAGTGGGCCGATGACGAGAGCGGGCTGCATTACAACCTGAACCGGTACTACGATCCGGATTCGGGGCAGTATCTGTCCATCGACCCGATAGGACTGGCTGGCGGCATCCGCACTCACGGCTACGTCGCCAATCCCACCCAGTGGATCGACCCGCTCGGCCTTGCCGGATGCGAGTTCCGCGAATTCCTGAAGGACAAGTGGGGCAGCAAGGACGTCGCGGACGCGCTGGAGGCGAAACGCGGCAATCCGGTACTCGACAAATTGCTGACCGACAACGAGTACCTTGCGATACGCGGCTATACGTCCAACCTGTATGAGGAAATCAACCCGGCGCTGCGCGCCGGTAATCCGGGCGAATGGGGGCGGTTGACCACGGAGGCGTCGAACGGGCTGACCAAGCTCGCGGACAACGGCTACGCGCATGTGGGCGACGTCGTGCGAAACCTGCGCCTTACCAATGAACAGGTCGAACAGTTGTTCCCGGTCGGCGGCGTTTTCCAGGACAAGGCATTCCTGTCGACGACTTCCGACCTGGATGGCGTATTCCCGGGCAAGGTGACGATGAACATCTCGTCACGCAGCGGCGTATCGGTCAGCTCGCTTTCCGAATATCCTCGGGAAGCGGAGGTATTGTTCAAGCCTGATACCCCGTTCAAGGTTCTCGACCGTACGCACGATGCCGCGAACGGGTCCTGGAATATCACATTGGAAGAGCTGTGA
- a CDS encoding ADP-ribosylglycohydrolase family protein: MSDKSAALSAEQRAAVERAAARAARRSQYPEDMGFQPYSGRFTNADVTLKTPWLSEYFKFRNRHPHADRDTLRAVQQQLGADCSDIVDRFRGAMLGLAIGDALGTTLEFSPRDSATVTDIVGGGPFHLRPGDWTDDTSMACCLAYSLLHSHRFDPDHVMLAFSYWYRFGAYSPTGECFDIGGTTRAALDRFLKTGNAFAGDTDPHSAGNGSLMRLAPVVLFYAHDFDKAVHFAAESSRLTHGAKEAVDACRFFAALLWGAFAGFSKEDMLGDRFSPLPGYWDENPLAPAVERIARGSYKKKSRSEISSSGYVIDTLEAALWAFYHHDDFESGMLAAVNLAGDADTIGAVFGQVAGASYGETRIPVRWIVNTHAAHGFYHFAEDLLAASRADRSAD; the protein is encoded by the coding sequence ATGAGTGACAAGAGTGCAGCGCTGTCGGCAGAGCAGCGTGCGGCCGTCGAGCGCGCGGCCGCACGTGCGGCGCGACGTAGCCAGTATCCCGAGGATATGGGTTTTCAGCCCTATTCCGGGCGATTTACCAACGCGGACGTGACGCTGAAGACGCCGTGGCTGAGCGAGTATTTCAAGTTCAGGAACCGGCATCCGCACGCCGATCGCGATACGCTGCGGGCCGTTCAGCAGCAGCTCGGCGCCGATTGCTCGGACATCGTCGACCGGTTCCGCGGCGCAATGCTGGGACTGGCAATTGGCGATGCGCTGGGCACCACGCTCGAGTTTTCGCCGCGGGACAGCGCCACGGTTACCGATATCGTCGGCGGCGGCCCCTTTCACCTGAGGCCCGGCGACTGGACCGACGATACGAGCATGGCGTGCTGTCTCGCGTACAGTCTTCTGCATTCGCATCGATTCGATCCCGACCATGTGATGCTGGCCTTTTCCTACTGGTATCGATTCGGTGCATACAGCCCGACTGGAGAGTGCTTCGATATCGGCGGCACCACGCGGGCCGCGCTCGATCGTTTCCTGAAAACGGGAAATGCGTTCGCCGGAGATACCGATCCGCATTCGGCGGGGAATGGATCGCTGATGCGGCTGGCTCCGGTCGTGCTGTTCTATGCGCACGATTTCGACAAGGCCGTGCATTTCGCGGCCGAAAGCTCGAGGCTCACACATGGCGCGAAGGAGGCCGTCGATGCCTGCCGTTTTTTTGCCGCGCTGCTGTGGGGCGCGTTCGCCGGGTTTTCAAAAGAAGACATGCTCGGCGACCGATTCTCGCCGCTGCCTGGGTATTGGGATGAAAATCCGCTCGCGCCGGCGGTCGAGCGAATCGCACGCGGCTCGTACAAGAAAAAATCCCGCAGCGAGATATCGTCGTCGGGCTACGTGATCGATACGCTCGAAGCGGCATTGTGGGCGTTCTATCACCATGACGACTTCGAGTCGGGAATGCTCGCGGCGGTCAATCTCGCGGGGGACGCCGATACCATCGGCGCCGTGTTTGGGCAGGTGGCCGGCGCGAGCTACGGGGAGACGCGGATTCCCGTCAGGTGGATCGTCAATACGCACGCGGCGCACGGGTTTTATCACTTTGCCGAGGATTTGCTCGCCGCATCGCGAGCCGATCGATCCGCGGATTGA
- the purU gene encoding formyltetrahydrofolate deformylase has translation MSADPRPDQFVLTLSCPSAAGQVAAVVGFLDRHRCYVDALNVFDDDLSNRFFVRCVFHPTDETLQIDALRHEFAPIAASLAGPGGDIQWAIHDVNARPKVLIMVSKLEHCLADLLFRWRMGELKMDIVGIVSNHPDFEPLAAQHGLPFRHFPITPETKAQQEAQWLDFFETSGAELVILARYMQVLSQETSAKLANRAINIHHSFLPGFKGAKPYHQAHARGVKLIGATAHFVTDDLDEGPIIEQVVERVDHALRPEQLLAVGRDVECITLARAVKAFIERRVFLNGDRTVVFS, from the coding sequence ATGAGCGCCGACCCACGCCCCGATCAATTCGTCCTGACGCTGTCGTGCCCGAGCGCGGCCGGTCAGGTCGCCGCCGTCGTCGGCTTTCTCGACCGCCATCGCTGCTATGTCGATGCGCTGAACGTGTTCGACGACGATCTCAGCAACCGCTTCTTCGTGCGCTGCGTATTTCATCCGACGGATGAAACGCTGCAGATCGACGCGCTGCGCCACGAGTTCGCGCCGATCGCGGCGAGCCTCGCCGGGCCAGGCGGCGACATTCAATGGGCGATACACGACGTCAACGCGCGGCCGAAGGTGCTGATCATGGTGTCGAAGCTCGAGCACTGCCTCGCGGATCTGCTGTTCCGCTGGCGGATGGGCGAGCTGAAGATGGACATCGTCGGCATCGTGTCGAACCATCCCGACTTCGAGCCGCTCGCCGCGCAACACGGGCTGCCGTTCCGGCATTTCCCGATCACGCCCGAGACCAAGGCGCAACAGGAAGCGCAGTGGCTCGACTTCTTCGAGACGAGCGGCGCCGAACTCGTGATCCTCGCGCGCTACATGCAGGTGCTGTCGCAGGAAACGAGCGCGAAGCTCGCGAACCGCGCGATCAACATCCATCATTCGTTCCTGCCGGGTTTCAAGGGCGCGAAGCCGTATCACCAGGCACATGCGCGCGGCGTGAAGCTGATCGGCGCGACCGCGCACTTCGTCACCGACGATCTCGACGAAGGCCCGATCATCGAGCAGGTCGTCGAGCGCGTCGATCACGCGTTGCGTCCGGAGCAGTTGCTGGCGGTCGGGCGCGATGTCGAGTGCATCACGCTCGCGCGCGCGGTGAAGGCGTTTATCGAGCGAAGGGTGTTTTTGAACGGGGATCGGACGGTGGTGTTTTCGTAA
- a CDS encoding choline sulfate utilization transcriptional regulator: protein MGPLERLMSKSEALPSMQALRAFESAARLASFTAAARELGSTQPAVSQQVFQLEAELGVPLFERSPRGVTLTHDGECLYEAVRLSLDTLRGATATLRARRQHGSLTIVTDFGFATYWLMPRLAGLKHVMPGVDVRVVTSQDYDAQRDHADIAILFGDGHWPSCTAARLFPEAVTPVCSPAFRDAHPHVARADDLLALPLLHVQPTRPERWLSWAGWFDAHGLDAPAAARGVTFNSYALVIHAALLGEGVALGWAPLVDELVATGQLVKLVDAPVVTSRGYFLVRPPQRPEPDATHVFRRWLLDACAGA from the coding sequence ATGGGGCCATTAGAGAGACTTATGTCGAAATCCGAAGCGTTACCGTCGATGCAGGCGCTGCGCGCGTTCGAGTCGGCTGCGCGGCTCGCGAGCTTCACGGCCGCCGCGCGCGAGCTCGGCTCGACGCAGCCGGCCGTCAGCCAGCAGGTGTTCCAGCTCGAAGCGGAGCTGGGCGTGCCGCTGTTCGAGCGCAGCCCGCGCGGCGTCACGCTGACGCACGACGGCGAATGCCTGTACGAAGCCGTGCGGCTGAGCCTCGACACGCTGCGCGGCGCCACCGCGACGCTGCGGGCGCGGCGCCAGCACGGATCGCTGACGATCGTCACCGATTTCGGCTTCGCGACCTACTGGCTGATGCCGCGTCTGGCGGGGCTGAAGCATGTAATGCCGGGCGTCGACGTGCGCGTGGTCACGTCGCAGGATTACGACGCGCAGCGCGACCATGCGGACATCGCGATCCTGTTCGGCGACGGCCACTGGCCGTCGTGCACCGCAGCACGGCTGTTTCCGGAAGCCGTCACGCCGGTATGCTCGCCGGCGTTCCGCGACGCGCATCCGCACGTCGCGCGCGCCGACGACCTGCTCGCCCTGCCGCTGCTGCACGTGCAGCCGACGCGCCCCGAGCGCTGGCTGTCGTGGGCCGGCTGGTTCGACGCGCACGGCCTCGATGCGCCGGCCGCCGCGCGCGGCGTGACCTTCAACAGCTACGCGCTGGTGATCCATGCGGCGCTGCTCGGCGAAGGCGTCGCGCTCGGCTGGGCGCCGCTCGTCGACGAACTCGTCGCCACCGGGCAGCTCGTGAAGCTCGTCGACGCGCCCGTCGTCACGTCGCGCGGCTATTTCCTGGTGCGGCCGCCGCAGCGGCCCGAGCCGGACGCCACGCACGTGTTCCGCCGCTGGCTGCTCGACGCGTGCGCGGGCGCGTAG